The genomic window ATCTCCCACATAGTCACAACCCCAGATTTTCTGGATGAGTTGGGGACGACTCCAAGCTTGACCGGGATGACTTGCTAAAAAATGTAGGATATTAAACTCTAACGCTGTTAAATTTAGAGGTTTTTCATTCAGGGTGACTTCCCTTCCATCTGGGTTAATTGCTAGCTGGTTGAAAGTTAGACGCTGAGATGGAGATTGTTTAATAGAGCGGATGCGCCTTAAAAGAGCTTGGACTCTGAGTTCTATTTCAGCTAGACTAAACGGTTTAGTTATAAAATCATCAGCACCAGCAGCCATGATTTTAATTTTATCCGTTTCTTCTGTCCTCCCAGTCAGAATCATCACTAAGACATTATTTCGACTCTGCATTTCTTGACAGAGATTGTAGCCACTGGTATCTGGGAGATTCCAGTCGAGAATAACT from Nostoc sp. UHCC 0870 includes these protein-coding regions:
- a CDS encoding response regulator transcription factor; this encodes MVMLTASNPKILVVDDDFGVRNLIYRFLSRKYQIESAADGKTALALFDQFDPALVILDWNLPDTSGYNLCQEMQSRNNVLVMILTGRTEETDKIKIMAAGADDFITKPFSLAEIELRVQALLRRIRSIKQSPSQRLTFNQLAINPDGREVTLNEKPLNLTALEFNILHFLASHPGQAWSRPQLIQKIWGCDYVGDGRVVDVHIGQLRKKLETDTSIPEFIKTVRGYGYKFEIPE